The Methanomassiliicoccales archaeon genome includes the window CCGATGATCTCAACGACTTCCGAAGGAATGTTCTCATCTTCTGGCATCCTTCGCACCTACTTTTTCAATTTTTTTATTTGTTCAGTAAGACCTTCTAAGAGCGATTTCCCCTTGCCCACGTCCACAACAGCAACGGCAGCCGTTGGTTTTTCGAGTCCAGACGCATTTCCGAGTTCGGCCTTGCTAGGGACGTAGGCGTAGATTATATTCCTCTCTTCGCAAAGGAGGGGCAGATGGGCAAGGATCTCCGGTGGCTGAACGTCTTCTGCCATTACTACAAAGACAGCCTCACCCCTCTCAACGAGTTTCGTAACCTCATTGGAACCTTTCTTGACCTTACCAGTATCCCTCGCGACTTCAATTAGTTCGTAGGCCTTTTCCTGAAGTTCTTTTGGCATTTCAAATCTCACATGAATCGGTTTTGGCATTATGATAACCTCCTTCAGATGTTGCACACATCTTCATCATTCATCGGCTCTGAAGAGCAAACGAGCACAAAGGGAAAGGAATATAAAAGGTTTGTCGATCGAAAGACGCGGCTTACCAGTATTGAGGTTGATTAGTATCTTGCACATTTGTTCTGGTACTCATATCACGGACCGTGAAGAGGATCCTCGTCCAGGATGAGTTCTTTTTTCACCTTCTCGAGCTTGCAGGGTGGGACGGGGACCTCTTCGTAGAATTGGTTCCTCCACTTCTCACAAATCCAGTTCTGCAATTTCTCGATATCATCTTCGCCCATATGCCTGAAACGTCCTTGCAACTGAAGATATTCTTTGACTGGTACAAGCTCACGCGGCT containing:
- the rpl7ae gene encoding 50S ribosomal protein L7Ae encodes the protein MPKPIHVRFEMPKELQEKAYELIEVARDTGKVKKGSNEVTKLVERGEAVFVVMAEDVQPPEILAHLPLLCEERNIIYAYVPSKAELGNASGLEKPTAAVAVVDVGKGKSLLEGLTEQIKKLKK